GTGGGGGAATAAATCGGTTTTAGAGGGAACAATAGATATTATTAATGGATTGGGGCTACAGGTGGGCTTGATAGAAAAACACAGAGATATAGATACAAAGGAGGATTTAGCAGCCTTGACTAAAAAAATTAATTTAGGGGTTTTTCAGAATAAAATAGCTCCTCAACATACAATACAATTTATTAAAAATTGCTGGAGTGATGAAAACTATGCTAAAAAACAAGCTAAAGTCTAAAATACAAGAATATTTATTAGCCCATAATACCCCAATAAAAAAATTTCAACAAAATAATAAGCTGGAAGTAGATTTTTTGGCCCAAGGGGAGTACAATATTAATTTCACCATAAAAATGGGTAACAAAAAATATGTTTTTCGTGTGAATACCAGTAGCCAATTGGAGCTAGAAAATCAAATCCAATATGAGTACAATGCGCTAAAGGCACTGGAGATCAGTGGTGTAACCCCAAAAGTATATTATGTGGATGATAGTAAAAACTACTTGGACTACGGTGTTTTAATAATGGAGTTTCTTGAAGGAAGGCCATTGGAGTATCAAAAGGATTTAAATAAAGCTGCTAAGATTTTTGGTAGAATCCATTCTCTTACTACAAATAGTGTAAAAAATAACCCTTTTATTTTAGAAGAAAATATTTTTTCCGATAGAATAGTAGAGGGCAAAAGATTATTGAAGAATTATCTACAATCTCCAATTGTTGATAAAGAA
This Natronincola ferrireducens DNA region includes the following protein-coding sequences:
- a CDS encoding phosphotransferase translates to MLKNKLKSKIQEYLLAHNTPIKKFQQNNKLEVDFLAQGEYNINFTIKMGNKKYVFRVNTSSQLELENQIQYEYNALKALEISGVTPKVYYVDDSKNYLDYGVLIMEFLEGRPLEYQKDLNKAAKIFGRIHSLTTNSVKNNPFILEENIFSDRIVEGKRLLKNYLQSPIVDKELRAFFNKFIEWAEKNSYKEKYFIDNKWHVINNTEVNSHNFIIGEERSYLIDWEKPVISDPCQDLTQFLAITTTLWKTETILSKEEKEIFFKTYIANLQEGDKDIRERVHLYTPYLYLRALSWCAYAWLEYQNPDKDIKNMDTFRKIKSYLDINFMENLLREYK